CCGTAACAGGTGCGGTAGCTGCCATTAAAAGCGCTGACATCGTCCGCACCAAAAACGAAAACGTAACCAACATGCTGACAGGTAAACTGGCCGGCGTACGTATCGTACAGAAATCTTCCGAACCCGGTACCTTCAACAATACCTTCGACATTCGTGGCATGGGCGATGCGTTGATCATTATCGATGGTATCCCACGCGATAACATGTCCCGCCTGAACCCTGACGATGTGGAAAGCATTTCTGTGCTGAAAGACGCGTCTGCAGCGGTATACGGGGTACGTGCAGCAAACGGGGTGGTACTCATCACCACTAAAAAAGGAAAGGCTGGTACCAACGTGATTAACTACAACGCTAACTTCGGAATTCAAACCCCGATCGGTTCTCCGAAAAGCACCAGCGCTGCTGACTGGATGACCCTCGCGAACGAGAAATCTATGCATAACCAGAACGGTGGTACGCTCCGCTACTCTCTCGACGAAGTGGAAGCCTACAGAAACGGTACCAAACAAGGTACTGACTGGTACAAAGCCGTGATCAGACCCTCTGCACCTATGTCTCAGCACAACCTGAGCACCAGTGGCGGTTCTGATAGGGTACAATACTATGCATCCCTCGGTTACCTTTCCCAGGAATCTTTTCTGCGTAGTAACAGCAACAGCTACAAACGTTACAACTTACGCTCTAACGTAACCGGCCGAATCACGGATCGGTTGAAAGCTGACTTCCAGCTGAACGGTATCTTCGACGAGTCCAACAAGAACTACGAATCCACCGACTGGATCATCCGCTCTATGGAAAGATCCGCTGCTATTCAGCCCATTTATTCCAATAATAATCCCGACTACCTGCAGGTAGGTTCCGTAGACGGTTCCAACCCCGTAGCCATGGCAGACGCTAACCAGTCTGGTTACAGAAAATATGGCAACAAATGGTTCCAGTCCAACGTGAGCCTGGAATACGATGTACCCGGCATCACAGGTCTGCGTGCAAAAGGTATGTTCGGTTACGACTACCAGTTGCTCGACAACAAGATCTACAAAAAACAATACAACCTCTACAACTACGACGACGCAACCGAATCTTATAACGCAACTACCAACCAGAGTCCCAGCAACATCCGCAGGGAATTCTATACCAAGCAATCCATCCTTACACAGTTCTCACTGAACTACATGCGTACCTTCAACGAAGTACATAATGTGAGCGTCCTGGCTTTGGTCGAAGGTCAGCACCGTCAGGGAGATAACATATTTGCAGCCCGTGATCTTTCCCTGGCACTGGATCAGCTCTCCGCAGGTAACAGTGATAACCAGCAGGGTAGCATGTCTACCAACAGCGCTGACCTGTATGACTATGCAAACATTGGTTATGTAGGTAAGGCCAACTATAACTACAAAGGTAAGTACCTCGCAGAGTTCGGTTTCCGTTATGATGGTTCCTCCCGGTTTGATGCCGCACACCGCTGGGGCTTCTTCCCTTCTGGTTCCGTGGGTTGGCGCTTTACAGATGAAAACTTCTGGAAAAACCTGGATGTAAAATTCATTGACAATGCCAAGTTCCGTGCATCATATGGTGTGCTGGGTGATGACAACGCTTCTACCTATCAATACCTGAATGGCTACACCTATCCTGCCGGTGGTGACAACAACAACCTGCCAGGTGGTTCTGTATTCGATGGTACTTATGTGAACAGCTCTGTAAGCACAGGTATCGCGAATAAAAATATTACATGGTATACTGCGAAAACATTTGACGTAGGCCTGGACCTCAATACCAAAAACGGTATGTTCGGTTTGATCGTAGACTACTTCCAACGTAAGCGTAGTGGCTTGCTGGCCACCCGCAGTGTAAGTCTGCCTTCAGTAGTAGGCGCTGCACTGCCACAGGAAAACCTGAATGGCGATATGACCCGCGGTATCGATATCGAAGTCACACACCACTACAAAATTGGTGAAGTGAGCTACAATGTAAGAGGTACTTTCGGTTTCACCCGCACACAATATACTTACCAGGAAGTAGGTAAATATGGTAACAATTACAACGAATGGAGAAGTAATAACAACAACCGCTATTCTGATATGGTATGGGGTTTCAAAGGCATCGGCCAGTTCCAGAGCTACGAAGAAATAGCCAATAGCAAAGTGAAATACGACCAGGGTACACTGCCCGGCGACTACAAGTACGAAGACACCAATGGTGACGGCATCATCTCTGACCTGGACTTACAGCCAATCAGCTATAGCGGCAGACCGATGTTCACCTACGGTCTGACACTGGATGCGAGCTGGAAAGGATTTGATCTGGCGATGTTGTTCCAGGGTGCTGCCAAAGTATATGTAAACTATGTGGAGATTTTAGCCGAGCCTATCTGGGGATCCAATTATTCCAACGCTCTGGAAATGTTTATGGACAGATGGCACCCTCAGGATCCAACTGCCAACCCTTACGATCCTAATACTAAATGGGTGAAGGGGAAATATGCTTACACAGGCACCGTGGCAAGAGGTAACTCTACATTCTCTTATTTCAATGCCAGCTACCTCCGCCTGAAAACGATTGAGTTAGGCTACACCTTACCCGTATCCCTGCTGAAACGTGCAGGTATCAAAGGTGCGAGAGTGTATTGCAACATCTACAATGCCCATACCTGGTCAAGCATGAAATTCATTGATCCGGAACATCCTGCTGACAGCTATGGTAACGTATATCCGCTGAACCGTACCTACAACATGGGCTTCACCATCAATCTTTAATTCTTGTGATTATGAAAAAGTTTAAATATATACTACCATTCATACTGGGTTTTTCGCTCTTTTCCTGTACCAAACTGGATATCTCTCCGACCAATATCATCCAGGACGGTGATATCTTCGGTTCTGAAGCAGGTATCAACTCCTACATGGCAAGGATCTACAGCGAAATGCCAATAGAAGATTTCCGTTATAGTCCGAACTACCTGTTCAATCACTTCTGGGTATTGCAGGTACCCGGTACAATGTCAGGCGAAGCGTTGTGCCGCGAAGTAGGTGGTGCTAAGAACGAGTCTACATCTACAGATTATGGCGATACATGGAGCGATCTTTACACCGTGATCAGGGAATGTAATTACTTCCTGGAAAACATCAAAAACTACCAAAGCAGTTATTCAGCTGCCAAGGTGGCCCAGTTCAAAGGGGAAGCTTACTTTATTCGTGCCTTCACTTATTATGCACTGGTAAAACGCTATGGTGGAGTTCCCTTGGTAACACGTGTACTGAATTATCCATCAGAATCCATCTCAGATGTAGACATCGCACGCTCTTCAGAAGAAGATACCTGGAAACTGGTGGGTGCTGATTATGATAGTGCGATTGCTTTATTGCCTGCTACCAACCAGGTAGGTCGGGCTAACAAATATGCGGCGTATGCGATGAAGGCAAGAGCCATGGTACATGCGGGTTCTATAGCAAAATACAATACGAACTCATACATTGTAGGTGGTATCCGCCTTTGTGGTTTGAGTGCAGACCTGGCGAAAGATTTCTATACACAGGCTTACAATGCAGCACTGGCGGTAGATGCAGGTGGTTACTCCCTGTATATGAATGAATGGGCTTCAGGCGATAAAACCGCGCAGTACACCAACTATAAAAATATCTTCTCCAAAGCCAGCAGTTCAGAAGCTATCTTTGTAAAACAATATAGCTATCCTGAAAGTGTACATGGGTATGATGCGTACAATGTACCAGCTCAATATAAAGGTGCAAACGGTTATTCTTCCGAGACCAATCCAACCCTGAATTTCGTAGAAATGTTCGATGGCATTCCTAAAGATGCAAACGGGCATGTAGATGTATACAACAGCAATGGTACTTACAAACTCTATGACAGCACCATGCAGTTTTTTGCGGATGCAGAGCCTCGTCTTAGAGCGACCGTTATCTTACCGAACGATCAGTTCAAAGGCACTGCCTGTCAGATATGGAGAGGTATTTATACCGGTGCGTCCACTTCATCTATTGCCCGCTTAATTCCTGAAGGCAGCACAACTAAATATGAAAATTCATCCAGCGCTTCCCAGTTAGTCACATCTTCCAGTGGTAGTCAAACGGCCTATACATTGCACGATGGTACGAAAATGAATCCTGCAGGAGCAGCGGGTGTGTTTTATGGAGATAACACCTGCGCTATGTCCGGCTTCACGATCCGTAAATGGCTGAATGAAAGTATGGCCCAGGAAGAAGTACTGGAAAACAGATCCGTACAACCATGGATTGAAATGCGCTATGCAGAGGTATTACTGATCCGTGCAGAAGCTGCAGCAGAACTGGCTACGCTGGGTACAGCCGATTACCTGAATGATGCCTATACCAGCATAGACAAGATCAGAACCCGTGCGGGTGCAGAACTGTTATCAGGTATAGAAAAAGCATCTCCAGATGCATTCATCAGTGCAGTACGCAAAGAACGCCGTAAAGAACTGGCCTTCGAAAACAAAGTATGGTGGGATTTAAAACGTTGGAGAGTGATTGCAGCAGAACAGTCCAATACACGCTGGCGTGTGCTGATGCCGTTCTATGCTGATAATGCCGGCAAATGGTTTTTCGATGCGCGCTATGATGAAAGAGGGAGTACGTTCACATTTGATACCCGCTGGTACTACCAGGAACTGCCGGGTACAGCGATTACAACCAGTACTAAGGTGGTGCAGAATTCAGGCTATTAATCTATTAAAACTTTGAAGACGATGAAAATTCAATATATAGTTTTGGCGCTGGGGCTATTTTGTTCCTGCACGAAATATGATAATAAGGATAAGCCTTCCATGGTATTGAAAGGTTTGATCACAGACTCGATCACTGGTCAGGGATTGCAGACGCAGGTGGGTGATAATGGTGTAAGGTTCAAATTGCTGGACCTGAATTATTCAGCGAGTCCTACCCCATTTTATTTTACAACCAATCAGGATGGTACATTTGAGTGTTCCGTTATTCCTGCGGGGAAGTATAATGTGACACCACTTGGGCCATTCGTGCCGCTTGTACAACTGGATGCCAATGGAGATACGACGAAAAATGCGAGTGTGACGATTGATATCAATGGAACGGTGACACAGAATTTTACAGTAGTGCCTTTCCTTGAAGTGGAGTGGATTGGGGATCCGGTGGTGAATGCGGATAATACGATTACAGTGCAGTTCAGGGTATCCAGAGGTACAACATTGCCAGCGTATCAGCAGGACCTGGGGAATATTTATCTGTTCGTGAACTCAAGCAGCTATAATGTGGGTGATAATAATTATGATTCACGTTACACAGTGGCGGTGAGCAATCCGACTACACAGTTGGGACAGACGATTACGGTAACGACTCCTGTATTACCATATACAAATGCGACTTATTACCTGCGTGCTGGTGGGCGAATCAATTATAGTGTAGAAGGTGTGAACAGGTATAATTATAATGAACCGATAGCGGTGAAAGTTCCGTAAGGCCCTTTGTGCGAATTCCACTTTTTATGGCATCTGTGTTTGCTGTCTACAAGGCCACAGGCCATCCTGACAAGTTCCTTCCGCCTTCGGCGGAAGGGCTTGTTACAAATTTACTCAGTAAATTGTGTTTAGTTTCTATCAATATAACTCACTTCTCTTATGTAGGAGTGAGTTATTGCAAAGTTTTAATTACAGGTCTCAACTTTCTATTATGAAGAAACCATTGCTTCTACTCTCCTGCTTTTGCCTGTCCTTATTGGCAACTGCGCAGAAAGGAGAAAAAACAGCCTTTCAGACCAGCAGTCCGTGGCGGCCTGAAATAGACGTAAGATCGGACATTGCCATCGTATATGGCGCAGGTGATCGTCATAACATGACCTTCGAACAAAGAGTAAAATCATGGCGCGACCATGGCTATACCGTTCAATTCATGACAGGCATTGCCTGGGGCTCTTATGATGATTATTTCCTTGGTAAATGGGATGGAAAAAACCATCTTGGTATTGGGCAGGTCATGCAAAATGGCGATACCATCTGGCATGGTCACAACATTCCTTATGTCGTTCCGGAAAGCACCTTTATCGAATACATGAAAAAAGGGGTCGTCAAAAAAGTGATCGATGCAGGCATCACCGCCATTTACCTCGAAGAACCTGAATTCTGGGCACGTGCGGGTTATGGCCAGACCTTCAAAAACGAATGGCAACGCTATTACGGGTTCCCATGGCGCCCACAGCATGAGTCGCCGGAAAATACTTATTTGTCAAGCAAACTCAAGTACCATTTATATTATAATGCGATTAAGGAAGTCTCCACTTATGCGAAGGCCTATGGGAAAACCAAAGGACTGGATGTAAAGGTGTACATACCTACGCACTCACTGGTCAACTACTCTTCCTGGAAGATCGTGAGTCCCGAAGCAAGCCTGGCATCATTACCCAGTATTGACGGGTACATTGCACAGGTATGGACAGGCACTAGCCGTGAACCTACATTCTTCAATGGGTTAGAGAAAGAACGTGTGTTTGAAAATGCGTTCTTAGAATATGGCGCTGTTATTTCAATGACCGCACCTACGAACAGGAAGGTATTTTTACTGACCGATCCTATCGAAGACTGGCCGCGTGACTGGAGTGATTACAAACGTAATTACCAGGCGACATTCACCGCCAAGATCCTTTACCCGATGGTAGCTGATTACGAAGTTATGCCATGGCCGGAGCGTATATATACCAGGCCTTACAAGGTGGCGAATAGTGATAGCATGGTATTGATACCTAAATACTATTCTACACAAATGCAGGTGATGGTAAATGCGCTGAATGATATGCCGCGCTCTGCGAATCGGGTGACGGGGGTAAACGGGATTGGTGTGTTGATGGGAAATTCCCTGATGTTCCAGCGTTTCCCAACGCATAATGGTTTTGAAGATCCCCAGTTCTCTAACTTTTATGGCCAGACATTGCCGCTGTTGAAATTAGGAATCCCTGTTCAGACGGTGCATATGGAAAACCTGTCTTTTGCTGCCAGTCTGAAAGATATCAGGGTGTTGGTGATGAGTTATTCCAATATGAAGCCAATGAGTGCGGATGTACATAAATATATAGCTGAATGGGTAAAGAAAGGGGGTATACTGGTGTATTGTTCAAAAGACGACGATCCATACCAGTCAGTGATGGAGTGGTGGAATACGAAGGGAAATCATTATAAAACGCCTTCCGCACATTTGTTCGGTTTGTTAGGGATTGCTCCGGATGGAGGGAAGTATAATGTTGGAAAAGGAAAGGTGTATATCATAAAAGAAGATCCGAAGAACTTTGTGATGCAGGTGAATGGGGCAGATAATTACGTGGCTACGATAAAAGAAGCCTATGGTGGGAATTTACAGACCAAAAACAATCTTTATTTAGAAAGGGGGCCTTATGATATCGTAGCAGTGATGGATGAGGTGGCGGATAAAACCCCTTATGTGATAAAAGGCCCTGTGGTGGACCTGTTTGATCCTAAATTGCCTGTATTGGCTGAGAAAACAGTAGAACCTGGCACCCAGGCTTTCCTCTATAATATTAATAGAGTGGCCGATAAGTCTAAGCCAAAGGTATTAGCTACCGCGGCAAGAATATATGATGAGGTGGTGACAGCGAACAGCTATAGTTTCACAGCAAAGAGTCCTGTGAACACAATTAATGCAATGCGCGTGTTATTGCCTGCGGAGCCGAAAGAGGTAGTGACAGGTAATAAGGAGGTGGTGAAGTCATGGGATGAAAGCTCCCATACCCTTTATCTTGGATTTGATAATAGTCCGGATGGGGTGAAGGTGAATATTAAATGGTAGATGAGCAGGCGGCCAGATTGTATCCAGGCTGCCAGCAAAATGATAGATGAGCAGGCGGCCAAATACCCGCTCCACGAAGGGTGTCTCTTTTTGAGGCACCCTTTATTTTTGGTGGAATGCTCCAGCTCAAATCTTCCTTTTACCATAAAGGATGTATCACCCTCTCAACAAAAACTAACTTTCTTAGCAATTTATTATTTACTTTGCAGCTGCATGTCACTTTACATCACATCACTTAATTCCGGTAGCAATGGTAATTGCTATTACGTAGGCAACGACCACGAAGCCATCATGGTAGACGCCGGGCTTTCCTGCAAGGAAACCGAGCGCCGCATGCACCGCCTGGGATTAAGTATGACGAAGGTAAAGGCGCTCTTTATCTCACACGAGCACACAGATCATATAAAAGGAATCACTATTCTTTCTAAAAAGTACAACCTCCCTGTTTATATTACCCCTGCTACCCAACGTAGCGGCAATCTCCTGTTACAGGAAGAGCAAGCTATTTCTTTTCTCCCTTACACGCCGGTTCAGATAGGCGGACTGCGCATCACAGCTTTTCCGAAATTCCACGATGCGGTAGAGCCACATTCTTTTATAGTATCCGGTAATGATATTAATATAGGTGTCTTCACTGACATTGGTGCCCCCTGCGAGCACTTAATTAAACACTTCCAGCTTTGTCATGCGGCTTTTCTGGAGGCGAATTATGATGAGGTAATGCTGGAGAATGGCCGGTATCCTTATCATTTAAAGAAGAGGATACGGGGTGGGCATGGGCATTTGTCCAATAAGCAGGCGTTAGAGATATTTAAGCAGCATAGGCCACCATTTATGACGCATTTGTTTCTTGCTCACTTATCGAAGGATAATAATGATCCGGATGTGGTATTGGAGTTATTTCAGCAGCATGCCGGGGATACGCATATAGCGGTGGCATCCAGGTACCAGGAGACGCCGGTTTATAATATATCTGATAATGGCAAGACGGCACCGGTTAGGTATACGCAGTTGAGTATGTTTTAGTTATGAGGGAAGTTCATTTAAGGAACTTCAACCCAAAAAGACCCTGATTTTCCCGCCACAGCCCTGTTCTTCTCCCCTACAGCCCGTTTTCTATCTCCCGGCAATTATTCCCCCCGTCCGGGCGCTAACCCAATTGTAAGCCTTTTCCTTGCTGCCGCAGGCCAATTTCACACCTATCATCCGCATTTCTCCTTCAAAAAAATCCCCCCTATTCCACTTTCAACATCCCCCTGTTCTTCCCCCTGCAGCCCATTCCCTCCCAAAATCCCCCATTCTCCTGACAACAAATACTTTCTTCCCTGACTTTCATCAGCATTTAACAACCCATCTGCTGGTAATTTTGAGGCATCAAAGTCAATGAAACGATATGTTTAAGTATATCCCGGCATCAGAAGCTGTAAAGTGTGTGACTTCAGGTAACCGTGTTTTTATCCATGGATCCGCCGCAACGCCAATGCACCTTTTAAAAGCCCTTCAAGATAGGCACGCAGAATTGGAGAATGTTGAATTAACAAGCATTACAACCTTAGGTAAGGTAGACTTCGACAATCCTGCATACAGAAAAAGCTTTTTTATTAATTGCCTTTTCACATCCGCTGCCAACCGTAAAGTAGTGAATAGTGAGGATGGTGACTACGTTCCCATTTTCCTGAGCCAGATACCTCAACTGTTCAAAAAGAACATTCTGCCTCCGGACGTTGCATTTATTTCAGTATCACCTCCGGACCAACACGGCTATTGCTCTCTGGGTACCTCAGTAGACATTGCCCGCGCTGCAACGGAAGTAGCAAAATATATCGTGGCACAGGTAAATCCTAAAATGCCACGTACCCATGGGGAAGGTTTTATCCACGTATCCCGCTTCCACGCTGCCGTATGGCACGAAGAAGATCTGCCGGTACTGGACTACTCTTCAGATGCTACCCCAGTCACTGCTCAGATTGGCCGCAATATCGCTACCCTGGTAGAAGACGGCGCCACCCTGCAGTTAGGCATCGGCAGCATCCCTGATTATGTGTTAAAAAACCTGACCAACCACAAAAACCTGGGCCTGCACACAGAAATGATGTCTGACGGCGTCATTCCATTGATCGAAAGTGGTGTGATCAACAATAGCCTGAAGAAAGTGAATGTAGGCAGAAATGTGACTGCTTTCATGGCAGGTACCCGCAAACTGTATGATTTTGTAAACGATAACCCAACCGTAAGGGTACTGGCTATCGACTATGTAAATGATACAGCTGTGATCCGTCAGAATCCAAAAGCTACCGCTATCAACAGTGCCATCGAAGTGGACCTCACTGGTCAGGTGTGTGCAGATAGTATCGGTACTTACCAGTACTCCGGTATCGGTGGTCAGATGGATTTTATGAGAGGTGCTTCATTGTCAGACGGTGGTAAGCCAATCATTGCGCTGCCTTCCGTGACAAACAAAGGTATCTCCCGCATCACCCCTTACCTGAAACAAGGTGCTGGTGTGGTGACTACAAGAGGACATATACATTGGGTGGTGACTGAATATGGTATTACGAACCTGTTCGGTAAGGGCCTGAAACAAAGAGGTAAAGCGCTGATCGAGATTGCCCACCCTGATCATAGGGAAGCATTAGAGAGAGCTTTCTTCGAAAGATATGCTAAAAAATCAGCGGTAATATAAGATATTAAAGATAACACTGGTTACAAGGAAGGTCCATTGTGCGCGATTTGCAACGGGCATTCTGACATCCCGGAATGCCCTTCTTCTGACCTTCCTTTCTTTTTATTTTGCTGGTAAGTTTTTATTTTGGTTGCTTTCATTCAAATAATAGCAGAACCTGGCTGTGAGGCAAGGTTTTGCTTTTTTGATTTATAAAGGTTAGGTGGCTTTAATGGGAATACAAATTCAATAGGCATTGCCTTCAATTAGTTTATTTTCCAGATTTCCGCCGCTGGCAACCTTCTTACACAATCACCTGCTGCATGATCCGCTTCCTATGTTGCACTCCCCACTTCGCCATTTCCGAAATAATACTCTGCAATGTTCCGCCATAGTCAGTCAGCTCATACTCCACCGTTACCGGCTTTGTATCATGCACAGTGCGCTTCACCAGTTCATTCATTTCCAACTCTCGCAACTCTTTTGACAGCATCTTAGACCCTATTCCTTCCACTTCTCTTTGCAATTCCATAAATCGTCGCTTTCCAAAACTCAGCGAACCAATAATGGAAATCTTCCATTTCCCATTCAACACATCCAGGGTATCATGTATGGCCCGTAAATGTCCCTGACATTCTTCCGACCTTTCCTGCGAATGAATTTTCTTACTCATAACAGCTTTACAGTACTGTCAAAAGTACAGGATGTAGGAATAATTTCAAAAAAACCACCCTGGGGGCGTGTTTCCGACAGCTTTTCCCATCATTTTTGCTTCCAGGTACCCCGAGTGACCTAACGCAGCACCAGTTCCACTAACAACTTCTCCTCCAAACGCCTGTTTTCAGGCATGGTAATTTTCCTTCAGAAACTATCAAAAGGTCAGAATAATTCCTCCCTAACGCAGCACCTCCACCAACTTCTCTTCCAACGCCTCCCCTCTCAGGTACCTTGCAATAATAACCCCTTTAGGATCAATCAAAAAGTTACAAGGAATCGCCTTAATCCCATACTCCTGCGCCAACTTCCCCTGAAACCCCTGTAAATCAGACACCTGCACCCATGGCATTTTATCCTCCGCAATCGCCTGTTGCCAACT
This Chitinophaga sancti DNA region includes the following protein-coding sequences:
- a CDS encoding TonB-dependent receptor, translated to MFTALQVHGKAQNVTISERNVPLEKLLMDLKEQSGYNFLYNAPMLASARPVSISVTNSPIDEVLRLCFKDQPLDYVIKQKTIIIRQKDKPATPPAPPADITISGRVTNDANEALPGVSIGIKGTSRGTTSDANGNFVLHVRSENDTLVFTFIGFAAREVVVGNRTRIDIKLSAENKSLGEVVVVGYGQQTKATVTGAVAAIKSADIVRTKNENVTNMLTGKLAGVRIVQKSSEPGTFNNTFDIRGMGDALIIIDGIPRDNMSRLNPDDVESISVLKDASAAVYGVRAANGVVLITTKKGKAGTNVINYNANFGIQTPIGSPKSTSAADWMTLANEKSMHNQNGGTLRYSLDEVEAYRNGTKQGTDWYKAVIRPSAPMSQHNLSTSGGSDRVQYYASLGYLSQESFLRSNSNSYKRYNLRSNVTGRITDRLKADFQLNGIFDESNKNYESTDWIIRSMERSAAIQPIYSNNNPDYLQVGSVDGSNPVAMADANQSGYRKYGNKWFQSNVSLEYDVPGITGLRAKGMFGYDYQLLDNKIYKKQYNLYNYDDATESYNATTNQSPSNIRREFYTKQSILTQFSLNYMRTFNEVHNVSVLALVEGQHRQGDNIFAARDLSLALDQLSAGNSDNQQGSMSTNSADLYDYANIGYVGKANYNYKGKYLAEFGFRYDGSSRFDAAHRWGFFPSGSVGWRFTDENFWKNLDVKFIDNAKFRASYGVLGDDNASTYQYLNGYTYPAGGDNNNLPGGSVFDGTYVNSSVSTGIANKNITWYTAKTFDVGLDLNTKNGMFGLIVDYFQRKRSGLLATRSVSLPSVVGAALPQENLNGDMTRGIDIEVTHHYKIGEVSYNVRGTFGFTRTQYTYQEVGKYGNNYNEWRSNNNNRYSDMVWGFKGIGQFQSYEEIANSKVKYDQGTLPGDYKYEDTNGDGIISDLDLQPISYSGRPMFTYGLTLDASWKGFDLAMLFQGAAKVYVNYVEILAEPIWGSNYSNALEMFMDRWHPQDPTANPYDPNTKWVKGKYAYTGTVARGNSTFSYFNASYLRLKTIELGYTLPVSLLKRAGIKGARVYCNIYNAHTWSSMKFIDPEHPADSYGNVYPLNRTYNMGFTINL
- a CDS encoding RagB/SusD family nutrient uptake outer membrane protein, which produces MKKFKYILPFILGFSLFSCTKLDISPTNIIQDGDIFGSEAGINSYMARIYSEMPIEDFRYSPNYLFNHFWVLQVPGTMSGEALCREVGGAKNESTSTDYGDTWSDLYTVIRECNYFLENIKNYQSSYSAAKVAQFKGEAYFIRAFTYYALVKRYGGVPLVTRVLNYPSESISDVDIARSSEEDTWKLVGADYDSAIALLPATNQVGRANKYAAYAMKARAMVHAGSIAKYNTNSYIVGGIRLCGLSADLAKDFYTQAYNAALAVDAGGYSLYMNEWASGDKTAQYTNYKNIFSKASSSEAIFVKQYSYPESVHGYDAYNVPAQYKGANGYSSETNPTLNFVEMFDGIPKDANGHVDVYNSNGTYKLYDSTMQFFADAEPRLRATVILPNDQFKGTACQIWRGIYTGASTSSIARLIPEGSTTKYENSSSASQLVTSSSGSQTAYTLHDGTKMNPAGAAGVFYGDNTCAMSGFTIRKWLNESMAQEEVLENRSVQPWIEMRYAEVLLIRAEAAAELATLGTADYLNDAYTSIDKIRTRAGAELLSGIEKASPDAFISAVRKERRKELAFENKVWWDLKRWRVIAAEQSNTRWRVLMPFYADNAGKWFFDARYDERGSTFTFDTRWYYQELPGTAITTSTKVVQNSGY
- a CDS encoding DUF3823 domain-containing protein, with the translated sequence MKIQYIVLALGLFCSCTKYDNKDKPSMVLKGLITDSITGQGLQTQVGDNGVRFKLLDLNYSASPTPFYFTTNQDGTFECSVIPAGKYNVTPLGPFVPLVQLDANGDTTKNASVTIDINGTVTQNFTVVPFLEVEWIGDPVVNADNTITVQFRVSRGTTLPAYQQDLGNIYLFVNSSSYNVGDNNYDSRYTVAVSNPTTQLGQTITVTTPVLPYTNATYYLRAGGRINYSVEGVNRYNYNEPIAVKVP
- a CDS encoding MBL fold metallo-hydrolase, which codes for MSLYITSLNSGSNGNCYYVGNDHEAIMVDAGLSCKETERRMHRLGLSMTKVKALFISHEHTDHIKGITILSKKYNLPVYITPATQRSGNLLLQEEQAISFLPYTPVQIGGLRITAFPKFHDAVEPHSFIVSGNDINIGVFTDIGAPCEHLIKHFQLCHAAFLEANYDEVMLENGRYPYHLKKRIRGGHGHLSNKQALEIFKQHRPPFMTHLFLAHLSKDNNDPDVVLELFQQHAGDTHIAVASRYQETPVYNISDNGKTAPVRYTQLSMF
- a CDS encoding acetyl-CoA hydrolase/transferase family protein, translated to MFKYIPASEAVKCVTSGNRVFIHGSAATPMHLLKALQDRHAELENVELTSITTLGKVDFDNPAYRKSFFINCLFTSAANRKVVNSEDGDYVPIFLSQIPQLFKKNILPPDVAFISVSPPDQHGYCSLGTSVDIARAATEVAKYIVAQVNPKMPRTHGEGFIHVSRFHAAVWHEEDLPVLDYSSDATPVTAQIGRNIATLVEDGATLQLGIGSIPDYVLKNLTNHKNLGLHTEMMSDGVIPLIESGVINNSLKKVNVGRNVTAFMAGTRKLYDFVNDNPTVRVLAIDYVNDTAVIRQNPKATAINSAIEVDLTGQVCADSIGTYQYSGIGGQMDFMRGASLSDGGKPIIALPSVTNKGISRITPYLKQGAGVVTTRGHIHWVVTEYGITNLFGKGLKQRGKALIEIAHPDHREALERAFFERYAKKSAVI
- a CDS encoding winged helix-turn-helix transcriptional regulator gives rise to the protein MSKKIHSQERSEECQGHLRAIHDTLDVLNGKWKISIIGSLSFGKRRFMELQREVEGIGSKMLSKELRELEMNELVKRTVHDTKPVTVEYELTDYGGTLQSIISEMAKWGVQHRKRIMQQVIV